In Papaver somniferum cultivar HN1 chromosome 9, ASM357369v1, whole genome shotgun sequence, the genomic stretch GGTTTTCTAGCAATGGTGTCATAAATGGTAATTAAACTCAGATGGAGAAGCAAACTGAATATAAGTAATAACAGAAGCAAGTAGTGGTATAAGGTGTAGGATTGTACCATATCTTTAGATGAAGGGCTTCCTAAGTCACCATTATCCATCAAGAGATTGTTGGAGTCCAAAGGCACAACAGGGGGATCATCCTGGTCTTTGAATATTTTGAGACAGTCAGAATCAAAGGAGTTGGTGTCAATGCCATTCTCAGCTTggaaatgtttctttcttttggtttccATCATAGTCAGCAAGAGGGTTAGTAAAGAAGATTGCTCAAACACATGtactttctttttttccttccatgcttcatttttcttcttagcCATTTCAGCCTCTATTCTTTCCTTGATTTTATCTAGAGTTGGGAGGGTGTTGAATGGGAAGGGTTTTGGTGGGGGAGAGGTTGGAAATATTCCATCAGGATCCACAACTtgatattgatcattttttgaGGTACTAGCATATTTAGTTCTTGCAGCAGCTTTCATTCTTGGTAGGTTTTTGTTGTAATTGCCAACAATTTTCTTTGTGAGTTCCAATTTTTTGTTTCTGATTTGGCAGGCTAGGACATCTAGATGAGGTGTATCTGCTTCCATATTGGTTGAAGATTTAGCTTCAAAGGTGACTGGATCTTTTGAGGAAGAGGCAAGATTTGCAATTGTTTTTTCTAGATCCAACCTTTTTGCAACTTTCATTTTTATCTTAAATTCAGCATCAGAGTATGGCATGTGGATAATATTCTTCCCAGCTTGaacaattttttgttgttgtgtttttggtgtGGGTGCTGGCTGAGGTGTTGGAAGGTTGGTGTAATGGGATTGAGAGTGATTTGGTGGTGTGGAACAGGGGGGCTTGGGTGATCCATAATTCTACAGACTTTACAAAACTTTATTCCATCGAGAGCATAGGCAAATTCAAGCCAGTGTGAGGTAGTGGTAGTTTTAAAAGCTCCAATACCAAATTTAAGAGGCCTAGTGACATCAATTGTGAGTTTTACCTCCAGATTCTTTTCAAATATGTTCCTCCCATATGCCTTCTTAGCAGCTTGGTAAACTCCAATTGGTCTGAGGATACCTTGAATGTCAGGGATAATGTGTGCTGGTATTCTTTTAATGAGTAACCAAATCATCACCTTTTTGAATTGTTCCTCTCTATCAAATCAGGACCTCCTACAGGAACACCAACTAAGACCATGAGTTTTTCATAAACTACTCTTATTCCTTCATTTATCAAAGTTAAGTAATCTTATTCATGAGTAAGTCTGAGTATGTATAAGTTCCTTCTCCTATTCCAGTTCTCCATTTCCACTCTGCTTTGAAGTTCTCAGTGAGCATTGATGAAATTGCAAATTCTAGAAATCTGGaaacaaatgttgttgcagagcTTTCCAATGAAATAAATTTTAATCAATTGGATACGGCAATACTATACCCCTCCCTGAACTCCTCATCAGTCTTCTCCCTATCATACGTGGAAAGCCTatatgtgtaacaagataagaaaaaataaaccaCGTAATCAAACAATACATGATATTCTCTCTCTAACTTgttcttttcatcttcttcattgtgTTATAGACTTGTCTTCATCTTTTCGTTGTGATGAGTTAAAAATTGATTGAACCATTTTCGATTAGAAATTAAAATAAAGATCATGGGTCTCGAATACAGTCCAAGTTCTaaagtttttgttgttgttgttctagtATATATTTACATGGTAATATTCCCACCAAATCATTGTTTTATATGCGGATGGAATAATTTTGCAAGTCTCCTGGATCATCCCGTCAAATCATCATCGTTTTACATGAAAATGTTCAGAAACCCATTTTAAGTTCATATCTTACAGAAAACTTAGATTTAGAATCTCCAGATGAACTATTAAAAATAAAACATTACCAACCCATTAATTGAATTTAACAATTTTTGTAATGGAAACGTAAATCAGAGCGATAACAATCTTTTGATTTCACTCATTTCAGATTTAAGATTTTCTGATATTCAATTAATTCAAAAATTCGTGTGTTTTTTCCCCTTAAAATTGAATATCCTATGTTGATTCTTTCATCTAAGTTTTGGGTTTAGGATGGTCTTCAAATTTTGCATTTTCTCAGATTTCAGTTAGGATTTTGTGTATTCATAGGACTAATTTACCATGTGTTATGGGAAGttgaacttttagggtttttagtttCGTGATTGAAAAGATGATGAGTTATTCAAAATCAGGAATCACATAATCTGTTACAGAtatcaaacaaagaaaaaaaaattagaagagaaaacaaagaaaaaaatatataaaagagaAAGATGTCCACGACTTCACGTGATTTCGCCATGTCACATTTCCACGTATGATAGAGAGCATACTAGGGAGGGGTTTAGCATTTCCGTACGTATAAATaggtaaaagaaaaatataaaaattattttctaatatttagGATTTCAAACTAAGAAAGATGTCTTAAAAGTAATGCCACAtacgaaacacatatgtttacaATTGAAGAAGCTCTTATCATCAACAGAGGCACTAAGCAGCTCCCTATATACACTAGGAACCGATAAAATAGGCCAAAAAGAAAGTTGGTGATGATAATTTTTCTTTCAACTCtaaaattgatgaaatagatatTATTGGTATTGTTCATTGTAGGCTTTGGAGCATGATTTATAATTTGTCGTATTGGTCTATATATACCTGTACCAACAGGTAGAGACGCAAGATTTTACACGTACCGCGATCTTTTTGTACATCTAAAGAAGAGAAATCATATAAATATTAAATTTTGCACAAGTTTCTAAGTTGATTTGATAAAATCGTAATCGGTCCAACCTTTAACAATTATTTCATCAACAAGTTAAAATGATCTCAATATTAGCAAGATAAACATAATTAGAGATTTGATAACTTAAACAAGGATAAACTCATTGAAATTGTGACCAACAATTTTGTGCATAAATGTGGTTACAAACACAAATGAATATATGTCCGTAAAACAAGGATAGTTTCTTTTATGAATGAAAATAATTTAAGtaatgtttttaggttttatgttTGTTATCTTTGGTGTCTATGTACAATATCTTTGCTATTTGAGGATCTTTTATTCGTCTTTAGGACGATTTTTTCTTCGCTTTAACAGCAATGCATTAAGAGTAAGTCGCATGTAACTATtcccattatttttttatttttatttttatttttttgttcttgaACGAAGAGGCTTCAGAAAGCGcttaaattttatttattaaactACCTCATTCAAAGTGAGGTTTGGATAATTAGAGGTGATAGATAGACATGCTCTCCTATTTCATCATTACATACGTTGTATATTGACACAATGAATATCGTGGTTGTCAATGCTTCTAATGAGGTACCAATTTGCTTGGTAGGGTTTAGTGATGGATTAGTACCTattagcctagttagcaattcaagGTACGAGTAGTAGTTTGGGACGGCATACGTACGGGAATTATACGAATTCGGATAGAtcggattcggtcaaaaatccggtcaacagTTCGTTGTTCGGACATTATTTCGGAACGGCATACACACGTGCATATTcattttataaatgtgagttcggcacttaaaattcgtcttacatatatgataaattgacaagtattatgaccttattacGAGATTAATTTTATGtgtatatgatttataagatggaaaaaaGTATTTTAGCGTGATTATTTAATAAGAATTAAACAATTTAATCTCATAAATGTATTTTAAaacgagtttatagacttttaaacaaaaatcaacaaataaaacactggttaaacaactaccaatagaaaattttaattgaataactatatttaaatataaagtattatacaaaatcaaataaaaaccaaTTAACAGAATTCTGGTCGGAGAGTTATCTATGGGAGTTCTAGTTCAgaaatatcattcggattcggtcaATTCGCatacgttcgcgaatcattcgcgatgTCCATATAATCCGCGAACTAGATTCGGAGTTTAAATAGTTCAAAagtatcattcggattcggtcagttcGGATATATTACCCATAAAGAGGCCCAATCATGGTTGTTCACTTGACTTTTAGTTTAGTCTCTTCGAGATGCTTTGTATGTAACTACTGTCAAACAGACTACTCAAGTcgttcattgaaaccaaatttcGAATAAACGGGGGCACACTATGTCATATCAATCCAATTGATATCTTCCATAGTcccatcaaaagaaaatcaaaagtgtAGATCTTGTAAATGTCCTTTTTTAATATTACATAGTcccatcaaaagaaaatcaaagtGTAGATCTTGTAAATGTCCTCTTTTTAATACAATGTCAATTATTTGCTTGCCGTTGCCACTATTTGGAGTTTTTTGGCTGGAGCATAATGCTGAGGCATATGTTTCCAAAGTGAAGACTGCCACTCAATTGGTTCATGCAATCAACTATCCTATCTGGTCTTCAAAGTTTTTCGCAATATGACTAATTTCAATCCTCCCTAGCTTGTTTCCTGacgaatattttcttttattactactagtataacATGCACGCGCGATGCGCTTGGCAGTCCATTCCAAAAAAACCAATCTCTTCATTTaataatttttcaatcaataatGCATGTTCATATAAAATGTATATTTTCGTATGCTATATTTTGCAAAGACAAAAAGACTTCCTTGCTCACGCAAGGTTCATCCACATCATCGACTGGAATCCCCAGCTGCACTACATATTCATCTTCGGATGTAAAAGATTTGCTTTCTCCCGCAAAGGTGACCTGCTAAGAGAAAAAGTGACCTATTAAGAATATTATGACTCAACATTATTGGTTACAAAAAATACGTAGGTTGAAATAAACATCAGAGTAGGGGTAGACAGCCTTGAGCGACATTTTTCTCCAGTTACGAACAATTAGATCCTAATAATTTATGGAAGTCCGCTTAAAAGTGTTTTCCCTTGCGATCTTCTGACCAATTTTCCACTGAAAAGGAGAGACAGACTCACAGGATCTACCAATGTGGATCCCATTTTAAGTAGTGCTCAAATTCATAGAAATCAAAGCCAGGTGCTAAATTACATTTATTAGAATCAATAAAATCAGTGCTAAAAAAATCATGTATACACTATTTCCAAGTGAAAATATCCACCAAACCTCAAAAAAAGATAAAACACTTTGAAAAATGATAACCTCACAGAAGTAACTAAAAACAAATACCGATCCAGAATCAGTATCTACTTAACATCAGAGATTATCATACATGCTAGCCAACACGATCATCATAGATACTAACATATGCACGTTCTTAGCATTTGGTGAGAGGAATATTATCATCAAAATAATACTTCAGAAAATGTGCTAAAAAGAATACGAAAACTCTAAACATTTGACTCTTATTTATCCCACTGCAGTCCTACTCATAAAAGGATCTACTTGTAATGGTTCCAAATAGGCCTACTCGGGGAAGTACTGCATACAGATTACAGAATTATTGAGCTAAAAAATGCGATTACTATCATAGCTTATCTTATGCAATCGTTGACGGTCATCTAATAGCCCAATTTTGAAGCCTAATTCCACATAACATTTTTACCAATTACCCTCTTAAACCCCGAAAATCGTAAGTGCATTTTTGTTTATGTTCACCCTTGACCTACCATAAAAGAAACAGTCAACATAACCATCATAATTTACACTTCAACTAAAGGTTTATATAGGGTTCGAGGTTACCTTGAATCCATGGAGGAAAGAATGAGCAATCTTAAAGTCTGGAGGTAAACTCCATAGATTTCTTGGATTCTTAGTATCCTTATTTCGACGACTATGATCGATCAGTATTTCATCTGTAAGTAACATAaatcaacaaaattaaaaaacCAAGTTAAACCAACTTCTTACTGTCAAGTTAAACCCAGTCAAACAATTCACCACCCCAACATCAGCTGAAATTaaattcactaaaattgactaaaCCACATTGTAACTAAATTCTAAATActaattaggaaagaaaattatgattGAGCATGAAGttagcaaaaacaaaaacaaattcagACGCAGACAAAGTCACATCAAGGTTAACTAATTAAGATACCATCTAAATGATAATTATTATTATATCTAACTAAGTCATACCAACTTAAATTACAAAACAGTAGTGTGAAGAAACTCAGGTTACTTTTAGTTTTAGAAGAATGCTTCACTACTCTGGAAACTACAACTTCTATTACTCATGCACTGTGTGCCACAAATATGTATAGCCTGAACCAAAAATCAAAAGAGAAACTGAAGTTCACAAATTTACATAGCCTCTAAATTCCAATTTAGAACCGTTTTTTATTATAGAAAAATCAACAAAGAACTAAGGTTTACACATTTTAGAAATCAAATTCACAAATATAATGGGTTCACCGAAAAGCAAACGAAGTTAGAAAATCttctccaaaattttatctgacaTTATAAGAAATAAGATATGGATAGAAAGCAATTGTTACTGAAATTGGGtagcaaaattcaaaatttaactCAAATATATATGATTTGAAAATCGGTGATTGAAATTCTCAATTTAAGTGAATTAGATTACAGTTTAGAATTTCACTAACCTGGGTTGAAATGTGATGTTAAGGTTTCACATGTTCTGTATCATAAGAAATGGAAAGCAATTGCAATATTCGAGATCTGAATCGAGCATGCCCTAAAGACTACTTCTCAGTGCCAAACATTGATATAATGGTGAATAATACGTGTGGATATGGTATGTTTTCTTTCATGGATGGGTTCAGCGGATACAAACAAGTCAAGATGTCTGCAGAAGATGCACATAAGACAGCTTTCCAAACCCCGTACGGTAATTTCTATTATGTTGTGATGCCGTTTGGGTTAAAGAACGCGGGCACAAACTACCAACGGGCAATGGTGgctatcttccacgacatgattcATCAAATTATGAAAGTTTACatagatgatgtggtggtaaaatccgGAGCACGAGAAGATCATCTCGACCACCTCAGGCGTGTCTTCAACAGATGTAGAAAGTATCATTTAAAGATGTATCCTCTCAAATGCGCTTTTGGAGTCACTTCTGGAAAATTCTTAGGGTTCGTTGTTACAGACAAGGGGATACAAATTGATCCGGACAAGGTTGAAGCGATAACTACTATGAGGTCACCCACAAATGTAAAAGAGTTACAGACTTTTATAGGCAGAGTGTCTTACGTCCGGAGATTTATCCCTAGGCTGGCACAACTACTGTCTGTGTTCGCACCGCCATTGAAGAGAAATAGGAAATTCGAATGGGGATATGATCAAGAGCGAGCCTTTCAGAAGCTTAAAGAATGTCTAATCAACACACGGGTCCTACGCCCCCCTGTCAAAGGCGAACCCCTCTACCTATACACAACATTCACTAACATGGCGATCGGAGCACTGTTGGCTCAAGACCTCGGCAACGACCAGCTATGCCTGATTCACTATATCAACAGAGGGTTTAGGGATGCGGAGTTCAGATATTCGAAAGCAGCGCAAGCATGCTTGGCGCTCATATATTCCACACAAAAATTACGACCTTATATGCTCGCTCATGAAACCATAGTGGTAGCAACTGCTAATCCGATCGCTTATTTGGCAACAAAGCCAGTGTTATCCGGCAGGACTGCCCGCTGGCTACTGCAACTATCTGAATTTAAGCTAAAGTAATAGCGGTCTAAAGGAGTGCATGGACAAGCATTTTCATATTTATTGGCCTCATTCCCAGGTATGGATATGACGGAAATAAGTGATGAAATACCTGGAGAAGTTGCAGAAGTCGAGGAAGAAGAACgttggacaattttttttgacGGTTCATCATATGGCTCTTACGGAGGAGCGGGAATAGTATTTGAGATGCCCAAAAGAGAATTGTTATCATTCGCTTTCAAGTTGGACTTTGAACGTAGCAATAATATAGCAGAGTATGAAGCATTGATTCTTGGATACGAATGGCTGAAGAGCTCAATTTAGGGGCAATCGATATCAAGGGAGACTCGAAGCTAGTCATAAACCAAGTGTCGGGTGATTTCTAAGTAAAAGAGTTACACTTGGTACCATACCGAGCGGAAGCCCAAGAATTGATAGCACGGAGAGGAAGCATCGTCATTGAGCATACAGGAAGACCCACTAACAAACACGCGGACGCGTTAGCTACCTTAGCAACAAAGCTACAACTGAATGAAGCCGATGAAGGAACCGTAGTAGTTAAAAGAAGGGAATTACCCAGCACGTGGAAAGAAGATGCAGCGTTCGAATTGAAAGACGATTGGAGATCGACATATATCGAAGATTTAACTAGAGAAGCGTATGATCAGTTACTGCCCATTAAAGTGCTAAAACAATTTGTTGTAGTCCGAGGAGCGCTATACTTTCAAACATCCGGAGGTGCTTTAACACGGTGTGTGGGAAAGGTAGAAGCACAAGAAATATTGAATCACGTTCATGAAGAATCATGCAGACAGACAGGAGGAATCCCGTTATACTGCCGATTGCATAGGATGGGCGTATACTGGCCGAATATGGCAGTCCAAGCGGTAGTAGTCCAGGATGACTGTGAAGATTGTCAGGCGCCCCCACAACAAACATAAATGTGTGGTGTGGAAATAGAGGATTGGAGGAAACCTTACATAGATTTCCTCCAGCATAAACGCTTACCACTGAACAGACAAGATGCGTTAAAAATTCAAAGGAAATCCTGACGATTCTTTTTGAGTGAAGGAATCCTCTATAGAAAGAGTTTTGGGACAAGATATTGCGATGTTTATCACAAGAAGAGGCGGAGATAGTTATGTCTACGACTCACAATGCTGAACACCAAGGTATGAGAAAACTTTTCCTACAGTTGTATGAAGGGGGGTTTTACTGGCCTACGATGGAATTCGATACATCCGAGCATGTAAAGAAGTGCCAGCAATGTCAAAGCCACAGATCATTAATCCGCTCCCTGCATACCCTGCTGCATAGTATCATCACATCTTGGCCTTTCTATAGTTGGGGGCTTGATATTATTGGGCCAATAATCCCGACTTCATCCGGACGACATAAGTATATCATCACTGCGACCGAATATTCTTCCAAATGGGTTGAAGTCATTCCGCTCCTGGATTACTCAGGTGCCACGATCGCTGCATTCATCAAATAACATATCATATGTCGATTCGGCGCACCTATGATTATCCTCTCGGATAATGGtacttcttttgttaatcaaaCAGTGAAAGAACTGTTGGATCAATATGGAATCAAGTTCCATACTTCGAATGTCTACTACCCTCAGGCAAATGGACAGGCAAAAGCGACTAATAAAACATTGCTAAGGATATTAAGCCGTACCGTACATGATCACCAtaggagttggcaggagcagctACCCCTCGCACTTTGGGCATATCGCATTTCCAAGAGAAGTTCAACCGGCGCCTCTCCTTACTCCTTGGTGTATGGAGAAGACGCAACATTGCCAGCAGAGATTGCAATTCCTTCCGCACGAGTGGCCATGGCTAGCCTCACTACCCGGATCAGGTCAGTCGATTCGCTCACCTTGATACCCTAGAAGAACGACGAGCCAAAGCTGAGCGTTTCGCGGACAAGTATAGGGAAAGGACGGCGAGATATTATAACCAGAAAGTAAAGGAACGGACCTTCAGCATAAATGATGTAGTAATGAAGATCGCACCATATGTCCAGCGCAATGAAAAGGCAGGAAAATTTGCTGCAAATTGGCAAGGTCCCTACGTGATTAGCGAAGCTGCGAAAAGCGGATACTACTATCTCAAGCGGATGAATGGCTCACACATCAACACTCCTATCAATGGTAAATGGCTTAAAACTTATTACGCTTAAGTAACTAAATGTACGCCGGAAGGCTGagaaataataaaacaattatattaTGTTACACTTTGAGTCGCTCTAATTGCATAACTAAAGTCTCGCGTACGACCCAATGAAGTGCGCCAATAGTCCCAAaaaggactaggctccgtgcatggcttaatgaagtgcaccaatagtcccagAACGGACTAGGCTCCGGGCATGgcttaatgaagtgcaccaatagcccctAGAAGGGCTAGGTTTCGCGTACAACCCAATGAAGTGCGCCAATAGTCCCATAAAGGACTAAGCTTCGTGCATGGATTAATGAAGCGCACCAATAGTCccagaaaggactaggctccgggcatggcttaatgaagtgcaccaatagtgcCAGAAAGGACTAGGCTCAGTGAATGgcttaatgaagtgcaccaatagtcccagaaaggattaggctccgtgcatggattaaggaagtgcaccaatagtcccagAAAAGACTAAGTCCTGTGTACGACACAACGAAGTACACCAATAATCCCAGAAAAGACTAGATTATGTGCACGgcttaatgaagtgcaccaatagccccgAGTCTGGCTAAGGCCCTTACATGAATGATGAAGTGTATCAATAGCCCTAAGTATGGCTATATTTTGTGCATGACCAGTGAAGTACACTAAAACTTTAAAACCAACTAAGTTCTGCGCGAAAGGATGGATGATACCGTGAAAGATATCATAAGCACAATATAAGTGTAGGCTCCGACTAACCAAGTAATATATACATTTTATAGAAGGAGTACTCCTAAAGAAAGTTATGCGTGCATACAATACATAGAAAATAACATAAGTAACATATTCATCAACATCCGACATAATACACAGAACAGATAAAGTAATACACTTTGTGGCAAAATCCATTAAGTCAAAGAATCGAAGATAGGACTGAGTTCGCACGCCTCAATATGCCACGCGCAACAACCAAGTCGCTTTCTCTATGCTCCATCCGGACACGAGCATTAGCAAACGCCTCAGAAGCCTCATCCGAAGCCATCACGTTTTCTATTGAAGGGTTGATCTGACTAGAACTTAGCCGGTCCACATACAGATCCATTGCATGAAGGTATTTCATTTGGCTAACTTCAAATAACTCTTCACATTCACGAGCGAGTCGAGCATGTCCAGCAACAGTAGCTCGCAAAAATTGAACCTTTTGATTCTTAAGAGACAAACATAAAGCACTGACTGATTCTTCCATTATTATTAATCCTTTTTCGTTAACGAATACCTagactatatacaaaaaaaaaaaaaaaaaaaaaaaaaaaaaaggaagaacttTTCAAGATGATTTAGTTATGAGCATGCGATAACGTGCAATTTCTTATTCTACATCTTGCATCATTACAAGCACTTCTTCACATTGAATAGTAGCCATAGTTAAGGAAGCCCGCATATCTCCTAGCACTTGGTTTATTTTATACAAAATCCTATCGGATGCATTGTTCTGGCGAGCCATGTTAGAGGTCTCATCTTGTTCCTCGAATGCTTTGCGCGCTTTTTCTTGCACAGTCAGCCTA encodes the following:
- the LOC113312488 gene encoding uncharacterized protein K02A2.6-like; the encoded protein is MIILSDNGTSFVNQTVKELLDQYGIKFHTSNVYYPQANGQAKATNKTLLRILSRTVHDHHRSWQEQLPLALWAYRISKRSSTGASPYSLVYGEDATLPAEIAIPSARVAMASLTTRISINDVVMKIAPYVQRNEKAGKFAANWQGPYVISEAAKSGYYYLKRMNGSHINTPINGKWLKTYYA